One genomic window of Gossypium hirsutum isolate 1008001.06 chromosome D11, Gossypium_hirsutum_v2.1, whole genome shotgun sequence includes the following:
- the LOC107917481 gene encoding putative disease resistance protein RGA3: MGFIYEAVDRAKRAIQQDCRYFTEYEKIIDNRWNFMHSDLHSVGYFLNPQFQFGVEHSENVLIETLECTRSVIERLEPSLDTKSEWLTSLDHIFEDVDSLSEWLHEKEYPLLDGENADVLPVDTSDDEMDVDQSQQQILSHSSSNSTPSQSGDGPDGGGLSPIDEDDGYSGDRGEIRSSSQYGGEYGVGTTGGHFRDRSEFDGNMFPEPMRDRSEPRAPSKGKGKKHTSIGSSSGRRSSSSNIGYSDSSTSTQGFYPPEQPSYFQPSHGKLCDIQELDPLQRHLGEKLVGKRFLLVLDDVWNEYRDKWVRLKQVLRSGRRGSTIIVTTRLEKVALMMATDPFQRLGCFSDDESWSLFKQRAFVMGMNEGNVNLEMIGRQIVQRCGGVPLAIAAIGSILRSKSQESEWLRVKDSEISGLEDEGKRILAVLRLSYEHLPPYMKQCFSFCSIFPKDSVMEKDELIGLWMANGFIPSRGQLDLHDMGSEIFSELTRRSFFQEIKEDVDGTVTCKMHDLIHGISTSRTGHECYAIDLNERSKIPKTARHLFVHKISSSTNFMNLSRLQRLRSLVVGRGFDFIDNLSNPSHFISKQKHLKVLDFGYGFSSIAFGSLKQLRYLRFHDDNNMKTLPEATSSLHNLQTLNLQRCYNLEMLPRGMKHLKNLRYLDLRECISLASMPVGLGQLSCLRKLSLFVVGKDIGCGGIDELKELALEGELSIRRLHDVKSSTDAKNANLIKKQNLRSLSLSWRVNNGERSQRGNDEEILDVLRPHPSLKKLCVDAYQGVRFPYWMMDLLLPNLVEISLANCERCHQLPPPGKLRFLEVLTIKGMGALKYIDSNFYGDMESSFPSLKVLKIGMAPCLEEENSFLSYVR, from the exons ATGGGCTTTATTTATGAGGCTGTTGATAGAGCTAAACGAGCAATTCAACAAGATTGTCGATATTTCACAGAGTATGAAAAGATTATTGAcaatagatggaattttatgcATTCCGACTTGCATTCAGTTG gttattttctcaATCCTCAATTTCAATTTGGGGTGGAGCATTCTGAGAATGTACTAATAGAAACATTAGAATGTACAAGATcagtaattgaaagattagaacCTTCTCTTGATACTAAGTCAGAATGGTTAACCAG CCTTGATCATATCTTTGAAGATGTTGATTCACTATCAGAATGGCTTCATGAGAAAGAGTATCCATTGTTAGATGGTGAAAATGCCGATGTGTTGCCTGTGGATACCTCTGAtgatgaaatggatgttgatCAATCTCAACAACAAATTTTGTCTCATTCAAGTTCTAATTCAACTCCAAGTCAGAGTGGCGATGGACCCGATGGTGGTGGCTTAAGTCCAATTGATGAGGATGATGGATATAGTGGTGACAGAGGTGAAATTAGGTCTTCTAGTCAGTATGGAGGAGAATATGGGGTTGGTACCACTGGTGGACATTTTCGTGACAGATCAGAGTTTGATGGAAATATGTTTCCTGAACCTATGAGAGATAGAAGTGAACCTAGAGCTCCATCAAAGGGAAAAGGCAAGAAGCATACTTCTATAGGCTCTTCATCTGGTAGAAGATCGAGTTCTAGTAACATTGGGTATAGTGATTCATCTACTAGCACTCAAGGCTTTTATCCACCAGAACAACCTTCATATTTTCAACCTTCACATG GGAAGTTATGCGATATCCAAGAGTTAGATCCCCTGCAGCGGCACTTAGGAGAAAAGCTTGTTGGGAAACGATTTTTGCTTGTATTGGATGATGTGTGGAATGAATACCGTGACAAGTGGGTTAGGCTGAAGCAAGTGCTACGGAGTGGACGAAGAGGAAGTACAATCATTGTCACAACTCGACTTGAGAAAGTGGCTCTTATGATGGCTACAGATCCTTTCCAACGCCTGGGATGTTTTTCAGATGATGAATCTTGGTCCTTGTTCAAGCAAAGAGCTTTTGTAATGGGAATGAATGAGGGTAATGTCAACCTGGAAATGATTGGGAGGCAGATTGTGCAGAGATGCGGAGGGGTACCATTGGCAATTGCGGCCATAGGAAGCATACTACGTTCCAAAAGTCAAGAAAGTGAATGGTTACGTGTCAAAGATAGCGAGATATCGGGTTTGGAGGATGAGGGAAAAAGAATCTTGGCTGTGTTGAGGTTGAGTTATGAGCATCTTCCACCATATATGAAACAATGCTTTTCATTTTGCTCAATATTTCCTAAGGATTCTGTCATGGAAAAGGACGAGCTGATAGGACTATGGATGGCAAATGGATTTATTCCTTCTCGGGGACAGTTGGATTTGCATGATATGGGTAGTGAAATATTCTCTGAATTGACTCGAAGGTCCTTTTTCCAAGAGATCAAAGAGGATGTTGATGGAACTGTTACATGTAAAATGCATGATTTAATCCATGGCATTTCAACATCAAGAACGGGTCATGAATGCTACGCAATTGATCTTAATGAGAGGTCGAAAATACCAAAAACTGCTCGTCACTTGTTTGTTCATAAAATCAGTTCGTCAACAAACTTTATGAACTTATCCAGACTGCAACGATTGCGTTCTTTAGTAGTTGGTCGCGGGTTCGACTTTATCGATAACCTCTCTAATCCTTCCCATTTCATCAGTAAACAAAAGCATCTGAAGGTGTTGGATTTTGGTTATGGTTTTAGCAGTATTGCATTTGGAAGTTTGAAACAGCTAAGGTATTTACGCTTTCATgatgataataatatgaaaaCTCTACCTGAAGCAACAAGCTCCCTTCATAACTTGCAGACACTAAATCTCCAACGGTGTTATAATCTTGAAATGTTACCAAGAGGTATGAAGCACTTGAAAAACCTTAGGTACTTGGACCTCAGAGAGTGTATTTCACTGGCATCTATGCCTGTTGGATTGGGACAACTGTCGTGCTTGCGTAAGCTCAGCTTGTTTGTTGTGGGAAAGGACATTGGTTGTGGAGGCATTGATGAGTTGAAAGAGTTGGCCCTGGAGGGGGAATTGAGCATCAGAAGACTTCACGACGTAAAGAGCTCAACAGATGCTAAAAATGCCAATTTGATAAAGAAGCAAAATTTGAGATCATTAAGCTTATCTTGGCGAGTAAATAATGGGGAAAGATCTCAACGTGGAAATGATGAAGAGATTCTTGATGTTCTTCGACCTCATCCAAGCTTGAAGAAGTTATGCGTAGATGCTTACCAAGGTGTTAGGTTTCCATATTGGATGATGGATTTGCTTCTACCAAACCTTGTTGAAATCTCACTAGCAAACTGTGAAAGATGCCATCAACTTCCACCTCCAGGGAAATTACGCTTCCTCGAAGTCCTTACTATTAAGGGAATGGGTGCTCTGAAGTATATTGACAGCAACTTCTATGGAGATATGGAAAGTTCTTTTCCATCACTCAAGGTTCTCAAAATAGGTATGGCACCATGTTTGGAGGAAGAGAACAGTTTCCTCTCTTACGTTCGTTAA